A window of Selenomonadales bacterium genomic DNA:
TGCGTTCGGCAAGGCATATCCCGTATGTCTTAAGGGCGGCGAAGAGATGGATAAGGATGCGCTCGAAAAGGCAGGGGTGAACGATTCGCTCGTCCATGTCGATTTTATGATCGGTACGAGCGACCTTATGATCGACGGTCAGACAGCGGACGGCGAGTGGGTGCCTGTATTCCGCAATGGTAATTTCGTAGAGTAGAGGAAGTTGACGATGGAAAAAAGAGTCGTATTGGCAGAGAAGCCTTCCGTTGCACGTGACTTGGCGAGGGTGCTTGGCTTAAGTAAAGACAACGGCGGCTTTTTCGAAGGGAAAGAAGATATTGTAACGTGGGCACTCGGGCATCTGGTGACGCTTGCCGATCCCGAGGCGTACGATGATTCGTATAAGGTGTGGCGTATCGAGGATCTGCCGATGCTTCCGCCCGCGATGAAGCTTGTGACCATTAAAGGCACGACAAAACAGTTCCAAACGGTGAAACGGCTTCTTTCGCGCGATGATGTATCGGAAGTCGTCATCGCGACCGATGCAGGGCGCGAAGGTGAGCTTGTGGCGCGGTGGATACTCAAGAAGGCGAACTGTAAGAAGCCTATTAAAAGACTTTGGATATCGTCGGTGACGGATAAGGCGATCCGTGAGGGCTTCGCACACCTTGCCGACGGAAAAGCGTATGACACGCTGTACTTGGCGGCGTCTGCGCGTGCCGAAGCCGATTGGCTCGTCGGTATCAATGCGACACGTGCGTTGACGTGCAAGCATAATGCACAGCTTTCGTGCGGTCGTGTACAGACGCCGACGCTTGCGATGATCGCCGCAAGACAAGATGAGATACAGCGATTTGTGCCGAAGCCGTATTACGGCCTTTCTATGAAATGCAAAGGCTATCGTCTTACGTGGTTCGACAGCAAGACGAAACAGACGCGCATCTCCTCGCGCGAGCGGTGCGAAGAGATCTTGAAGCGCATCGCAGGCGAGCGCGCCATTGTGCGCGAGGTGACGAAGAAGGCGAAACAGAAGCCTTCTCCGCAGCTCTATGACTTGACGGAGCTTCAGCGTGATGCGAATAAGCTGTACGGCTATTCGGCGAAAGAAACGCTTTCTTTGATGCAGAAGCTGTACGAATCACATAAGATATTGACGTATCCGCGCACGGATTCGCGCTATCTGACGTCCGATATCGTGCAGACGATACCCGAACGATTGAAGGCATGCGGGATCGGCGCGTTCAGCAGACCTGCGTTTCAGATATTAAAAAAACCGATCGCGGTGAATAAAAACTATGTCGATGATACAAAGGTATCCGATCATCATGCTATCATTCCGACGGAACAGTTCGTCAATGTGGCGAAACTGACCGACCGCGAACAAAAGATATATGAGCTTGTCGTGCGCCGCTTTTTGGCGGTGCTCTGTCCGCCGATGCTCTACGATGAAGTGTCGGTCGTGGCAGAGTGCGGCGGTGAACGTTTCCGTGCGAGCGGGAAGCATATCACACAGTACGGCTGGCGTGAGCTCTATACGAAGATCGACGAGGACGATGGCGAGGAAGAAGAGCAGTCTTTGCCGTC
This region includes:
- a CDS encoding DNA topoisomerase III, which codes for MEKRVVLAEKPSVARDLARVLGLSKDNGGFFEGKEDIVTWALGHLVTLADPEAYDDSYKVWRIEDLPMLPPAMKLVTIKGTTKQFQTVKRLLSRDDVSEVVIATDAGREGELVARWILKKANCKKPIKRLWISSVTDKAIREGFAHLADGKAYDTLYLAASARAEADWLVGINATRALTCKHNAQLSCGRVQTPTLAMIAARQDEIQRFVPKPYYGLSMKCKGYRLTWFDSKTKQTRISSRERCEEILKRIAGERAIVREVTKKAKQKPSPQLYDLTELQRDANKLYGYSAKETLSLMQKLYESHKILTYPRTDSRYLTSDIVQTIPERLKACGIGAFSRPAFQILKKPIAVNKNYVDDTKVSDHHAIIPTEQFVNVAKLTDREQKIYELVVRRFLAVLCPPMLYDEVSVVAECGGERFRASGKHITQYGWRELYTKIDEDDGEEEEQSLPSLGEGDILDGTAQLTEGKTKPPAYFTEATLLSAMEHPAKYMSEESAELKKLIGVTGGIGTVATRADIIEKLFASFLIEKKGNEIYVTSKGKQLLELVPSELKSPALTAKWEQTFEEIIRGGKKVQASFLADIRDYTKHITQSIKDSQSRFRHDNVTRTKCPECGKFLLSVNGKKSKMLVCPDRECGYRKTLSQTTNARCPECHKKMELRGQGDAKAFWCACGYKEKLSSHTKRKSQKADKVSKREVTRYLKQQDDSSFGNDAFKLAFANLLSDDKGEV